The genomic interval TCGCTCCAAATAGTCGGCAAAAGATATTTCCAAATAAGCATCGCAAACTATCATCTGAGAAAAAATGCTGACGGCATCAGCTAGAAAAATCACAAAAGGCGTTATTATAATCATTGCTAAAATGCGCGGCATACAAAGAAAATAAAACGGATCAAAGCCCATTGTTTTCATCGCATCTATCTCCTCTGTAATTTTCATAACACCGATTTGAGCTGTAAAAGATGACGCCGAACGGCCGGCAATTACGATTGCTGCTATAAGAGGTGCAATTTCTCTTAGTGTAAGCATTCCCATTATGTCTATTATATAAATGCTTGCGCCAAATTGCGCCAACATATCCGAGCCTATGTAAGCTAAAACTATTCCAACTAAAAATGCCGTTAAAGATACGATAAAAACAGCATCTATTCCTGCATCTTTTGCGCAATTACTCATTTCTTTAAGGCGCATTTTTTTTGGTGTCAGTGCGAAAAATTTTATAAAAAATTCACCCATAAAAGAGGTTAAATTAGTTAGATTTTTTTTCGCGTCTATTGTAGCGATACCAATTTCATTTAAAGTTTTTATTATAAAATTTATATTTTTCTTATGTATATTTTCGCTAAAATCGGCATTTTCAAGCGTTTTAAAGATTTTTTTTATTTTTTCGTTTTCATTTATTATTTCATAATTTGCTTTTATAAGTGATTTTTTTATAAAAACGGCAAAAAAATAGTCAAAATTTTCTACGTCTTTAAAATTTAATATTATTTTTTCACTGTTTTTTATGGAATTTTTCACTATATTTTTAAAATTATGTGCGATTTTCGGATTTAATTTATAATCAAAATTTCCATTAAAAAAAATATTTAAAATTCCATTTTTATGCTCGTAATCCAGCACTTTAACTCCAAAAAATTTTGATGAGTTCCGATTATAATAAAATTTGGTTTAGCTTTTAATAAATTTTTGTACGATTATTCTCATAGAAAAACAAATCATAAAATTGTTTTATATAATATTTCGACTCTATAATATAAATTTTATTTTTTTTAAAAACGGTAAAATGGATTTATTCTGTGTTTTTTTTATTTGTAAAAATAACGCCGATTTTTAAACTATATTTAACTGGAAATTTTATACAATAAAAAGTTTTTATAAATCAAGGTTTATCGGTGTTTAAAGGATTTTTTACAAATAGTTTCGGTATTTTAACTTCGCGCATTTTAGGCTTCGTTAGAGATTTAATGACAGCCGGAATTTTAGGGGCCGGGATTTGGAGCGATATATTTTTCGTAGCTTTTAAACTGCCAAATCTTTTTCGCAGACTTTTTGGCGAAGGAAGCTTTACACAAGCGTTTTTACCTGGTTTTGTAGCTGCACGTAAAAAAGGCATTTTTGCCGCTTCAGTACTTATAAAATTTGTAATTTTCATACTTTTTTTAACTTTTGTAGTTTTTTTATTTACCGCATTTTTTACAAAATTTTTAGCTCTTGGATTTGACTTTAAATCTGTGCAAATGGCGGTTCCGTACGTAAGAATAAACTTTTTATATCTTATTTTTATTTTTGCAGTTACGCTTTTTGCTTCACTTTTGCAATATCGCGGCCACTTCGCAACTACCGCATTTTCAACGGCTTTGCTAAATTTATCTATGATAACGGCACTTTTTTTAGCCAAAGGAAAAAGCGATGAAGAAATCGTGCTGTATCTAAGCATAGGCGTCGTAATCGGCGGATTTTTGCAGCTTCTGGTACATATAATCGCTTTAAAATTTACAGGAATGCTTAAAATTCTGCTTGGAGGATTTTCGCACCTTTTTAAAGGTGAAAAAGCTGACACAAAAGGTTTTTACAAAAATTTCTATCATGGCGTGATAGGATCTTCCGCGCTTCAAATAAGCGGCTTTATAGACACTTGGTTTGCAAGTTTTTTGGCGTTTGGATCAATTAGTTATTTATATTATGCAAACCGTATTTTTCAGCTTCCGCTTGCGCTTTTTGCTATTGCTTTAACGACTGCGATTTTTCCTAAAATAAGTAAATTTATCAAAGCGCACGATGAAAAAACGGCGCTGAATTTTATGAGTAAAAGCTTTTATTTTCTATTTGCTCTGCTTGTGTTTTCCACAATCGGCGGCATTATGCTCAGCTTTGAAATAACGTGGCTTCTTTTCGAAAGAGGCGAGTTTACGCGTGAAAATACGGTTGAATGTGCATTAGTGCTAAGCGCTTATATGATAGGGCTTGTTCCGTTCGGATTGGCAAAACTTTTTTCTTTATGGCTATATGCAGAAATGAAACAAAATATCGCCGCTAAAATTTCAGTTCAAAGTCTGTTTTTAAATTTTGCTTGTTGCGCTATTTTAGTTAAACCTTTCGGTGTGGCAGGATTAGCGCTTGCAAGCTCAATTAGCGGTTTTTTCCTATTTTTTATGAATATTAAATTTTTTGGTTTTAAAAATTTTTTAGCTATAATAAATCGCAAAAAAATTGCTTTTATTTTTGTAATTTGTATCGTTGAAATCGCGATTTTATGGATATTTAAAAGGTTAATAAATGGTTATTTTTGATAGTGTTGTTAAAAAAAAGCTTGAATTCATTCCTTTAGAAAATGATTTTGTGCGAATTTACGTTTGCGGACCGACTGTGTATGATGATGCGCATTTAGGACATGCAAAAAGCGCGATTAGCTTTGATTTGCTACGTAGAACTCTTGTAGCGCTCGGTTTTAAAGTAAAATTTGTTAAAAATTTTACCGATATTGACGATAAAATTTTAAAAAAGATGGAAGATAGCGGTAAAAGCCTTAAAGAGATTACGGAATTTTACATTTCAAGGTATTTGGACGATATGAATGCTTTAAATGTGCTTAGGGCCGATATCGAGCCGCGCGCTACAGAGTGCATTGACGAAATTATAGAGTTTGTGGAAGAACTTTTGGATAACGGCGCCGCATATAAGATTCAAGGGGACGGTATTTATTTTGATACGAGCAAAGACAGCGATTATTTAAGTTTAAGCGGTAAAAAAGATAGCGACGAAAACATAGCAAGAGTTGCTTCGAACGCGCAAAAAAAAGATGAAAAAGATTTTGCACTTTGGAAATTTGACGAAAAATATTATAAAGCGAAATTTGGCTGCGGGCGTCCCGGTTGGCATACGGAATGCGTCGTAATGATAAAAAAATATCTTACTGATAATAAACAAAAATATTTAATTGACATTCACGCAGGCGGAATGGATCTTTTATTTCCGCACCACGAAAATGAAGCCGCGCAATGTCGTTGCGCCGAGCATAAAAATCTTGCAAAATACTGGATGCACAACGGTTTTGTGCAAGTTAACAATGAAAAAATGAGTAAAAGTCTAGGGAACAGCTTTTTTATAAAAGATGCCCTTAAAATCGTGCCTGGTGAGGCATTAAGATTTTATTTGATGAGTTCTCATTATAGAGCAAATTTTAATTACAGCGTGAATGATTTATTTTCAAGCAAAAAACGACTCGATAAAATTTATCGTCTTAAAAAACGTTTGCAAGGCGCGAAAAAAGGTATTTCAGATGAAAAATTCAAAGCTGAAATTTTAGACGCTTTAAGTGATGATTTAAATACATCTTTAGCTCTTAGTATAGTTGATTCTATGGTAAATAGTGCTAATGAACGGCTTGATAAAAATCCAAAAGACAAGATGAAAAAAGGTGAAATTTTGGCGAATTTGGATTTTGTAAAAGAGACTCTAGGAATTTTATATACGGATGAAAATTTATATTTTCAATTTGGCGTTAGTGAAACAAAAAAGGCTGAAATTTCTGATTTAATAGCGCAAAGAGATGCTGCAAAAAAAGAAAAAAATTTTGCTCTTGCCGATGAAATCAGGGAAAAACTTGCCTTGCAAAATATCACGCTTATGGATACACCAAACGGCACCGTTTGGGAAATTTCAAATGAAACGGACATAAAATGAACGGACTGAAAGGTATTTTAAAAAGATTTAAACATTATTTTGTAGAATATAAACTTTTGCTGTTTTTTATGATGATTGCAATGATATTTGCAAGTGCTGCAAACGGTCTTATAGCATGGCTTGTCGAGCCTGTGCTGAATAAAATTTTTATAGAAAAAAATGAAAATCTGCTTTACATTTTGCCTTATGCAATCATTGCCGTTTATACGTTGAAAAGTGTCGGATCTTATTTTCAAACATACCTAAGCTCATATATAGGTCAGGATATAATTAAACAGATTAGAAATAAGCTTGTGGATCGTCTTTTAAGCCTTGATATGAAGTTTTTTAATGAGTTTAGAACAGGCGAGCTGATTAGCAGAACGATAAACGATATTGAGCGCATTCGTATGATTGTAAGTTCGATGATACCTGATATGTTGGTTCAAATAATGTCTATAATAGGACTTTTAATCGTTGTAATTTATCAAAATCCAAGACTTGCTTTTTTCGCCCTTGTGGTTTTGCCGATTGCTGTTTATCCTCTTTCTATTCTCGCAAAAAAGATGAAAAAAATCTCTAAAAAATCGCAAGAGAAAAACTCTGATATAAGCTCCGTGCTAAATGAAATTTATTCAAATATTGAAATTGTAAAAGCAAGCAATGCACAAAATTTGGAACTCAATCGCTTTAAAGATGAAAATCAAAAATTTTTTAAGCTGAATGTAAAAGCTACAAAAACAAATGCGCTTGTCAGCCCGATAATGGAAATAATCGGCTCGATCGGTATTGCTATTATCATTATAGTGGGCGGTCTGGAAGTTATAAACGGCGCTATGGATATGGGAAAATTTTTCTCATTTACGGCTGCGCTTTTTATGCTTTATCAACCGATTAAAGCACTTTCATCTATTTATAACAGTCTTCAAGATGCAATCGCTGCCAGTGAGAGAACTTTTGAACTTTTGGATTTAATCCCGTCAATCATTGATGGAAATAAAGAATTTCCAAATGCCGCAAATACTATAATTTTTCAAAATGTCAGTCTGAAATACAACGAAAAAACAGCACTTAAAAATATAAATTTCAGTGCTAAAAAAGGCGAAATGTTTGCATTTGTCGGAAACAGCGGCGGCGGAAAAAGTTCAATTGTAAATTTACTTATGAGATTTTATGATGCCGGCAGTGGAAATATTTTGGTAAATGAAAGCGATATAAGCGAGTTTAGTTTGAAATCTTTAAGAGATAATATCGGACTTGTTACACAACGCGTTTATATTTTTAACGATACAATCGCAAATAATGTGTGCTATGGCGGCGTTTTTGATGAAAACCGTGTAATAAATGTTTTAAAAATGGCAAACGCATACGATTTTGTGTTAAATCTGGAAGATGGAATTTACACAAAACTTCAAGAGTTCGGCGCAAATTTAAGCGGTGGACAGAGACAACGAATAGCAATTGCAAGAATGCTTTATAAAAATCCTCAAATTTTAATTTTCGATGAAGCTACATCGGCGCTTGATAATACAAGCGAAAAAGCAATCAGCGACGTAATAGAAAAAATAAGAGACAATAAAATCATATTTATCATCGCTCACAGACTTTCTACGATTGCAAACGCGGATAAAATAGCAGTCGTAAATAATGGCGAAATAGCGGCAATAGGCACCGATGAAAGTCTTAGTCAAAGCTGTGAAATTTATCAAAAATTAAAAGGTAAATTAAGTTGATAAATTTGTTTTTAAAAAATTCTTTGGTAAAATTTTAAATTTGTTAGCATAAGATTGGAGAATAATGTAATGTATAGCGCTTTAAAAAGTGTTTTATTTAATTTTGACCCTGAAACCGCTCATAAAATCGGTTATTTTGGTATGAAAATGTGGGATATGCTGCCAGGAGTCGGCAGTTTGGTGGCTAAAAATTTCACATATAGCGATGTGATTTTAGAACAAAATCTTTTTGGACTTAAATTTCGTAATCCAATTGGCATTGCAGGCGGTTTTGATAAAGATGCGACAATGATTTTGCCGTTATTTGAGCTCGGATTTGGACATTTGGAATACGGCACCGTTACGCCAAAACCGCAACCGGGAAACCCGAAACCGAGAATTTTCAGACTGATTGAAGATAAAAGTATCCAAAATTCTATGGGTTTTAACAGCAAAGGTATGAATGTTGTTTTGAATAATGTAAAAAAAGTATATCCGTTTCGCATTCCTTTAATCGCAAATATAGGTAAAAATAAAGTTACGCCGAATGACGAAGCTTTGAAAGATTATGAAGTTTTAATAGAAAATTTTAACGAATATTGCGATCTTTTTGCTATAAATATCAGTTCGCCGAATACCCCTAATTTACGTGATTTACAAAATGAAAATTTCATAAAAGAGCTTTTTTGTATGGCAAAAGAGAAGACAAAAAAGCCGATTTTTATAAAAATCGCGCCGGATATGGATATAAAAGATGCGATAAATTTGTGTGTCTCATCCGTGCAAAACGGCGCCAACGGCATAATTATAAACAATACTAGCGTAGATTACTCGCTTTCTCCAAATATCAAACAGCAAAAAGGCGGCATTAGCGGACAGCTGATAACGGAAAAATCGCGCAATTTTTTTGCACAAATTGCAAAAGAGATTTACGGAAAAACGACTCTTATAAGCTGTGGCGGTATTGATAGTGCCAAGGAAGCTTATAAAAGAATAAGACTTGGTGCAAATTTCATTCAAATTTTTACAGCATTTATCTATGTAGGTCCAATACTTTGCAAAAAAATAAATAGTGAACTTGCCGAACTTTTACGAAAAGACGGCTTTAAAAATATATCCGAAGCTGTTGGAGCGGATCTTAAATAAATGCTGCCTGAATTTAAAAAAATAATCTTAGATAACGGATTCGAAATTTATCACATTCCTTGCAATGAAGGCTCAGGCGTTATTAGCACTGATATTTTTTATAAAGTCGGCTCAAGAAACGAGTATATGGGAAAAAGCGGTATCGCTCATATGCTTGAGCATATGAATTTTAAATCTAC from Campylobacter hominis ATCC BAA-381 carries:
- a CDS encoding MlaE family ABC transporter permease, whose amino-acid sequence is MLDYEHKNGILNIFFNGNFDYKLNPKIAHNFKNIVKNSIKNSEKIILNFKDVENFDYFFAVFIKKSLIKANYEIINENEKIKKIFKTLENADFSENIHKKNINFIIKTLNEIGIATIDAKKNLTNLTSFMGEFFIKFFALTPKKMRLKEMSNCAKDAGIDAVFIVSLTAFLVGIVLAYIGSDMLAQFGASIYIIDIMGMLTLREIAPLIAAIVIAGRSASSFTAQIGVMKITEEIDAMKTMGFDPFYFLCMPRILAMIIITPFVIFLADAVSIFSQMIVCDAYLEISFADYLERFKSTIEIRHFLVGIVKAPFFGAIIAIVGCLRGFEVKNDTQSIGEYTTISVVNAIFWVIALDAFFAVMFSELKI
- the murJ gene encoding murein biosynthesis integral membrane protein MurJ; translation: MFKGFFTNSFGILTSRILGFVRDLMTAGILGAGIWSDIFFVAFKLPNLFRRLFGEGSFTQAFLPGFVAARKKGIFAASVLIKFVIFILFLTFVVFLFTAFFTKFLALGFDFKSVQMAVPYVRINFLYLIFIFAVTLFASLLQYRGHFATTAFSTALLNLSMITALFLAKGKSDEEIVLYLSIGVVIGGFLQLLVHIIALKFTGMLKILLGGFSHLFKGEKADTKGFYKNFYHGVIGSSALQISGFIDTWFASFLAFGSISYLYYANRIFQLPLALFAIALTTAIFPKISKFIKAHDEKTALNFMSKSFYFLFALLVFSTIGGIMLSFEITWLLFERGEFTRENTVECALVLSAYMIGLVPFGLAKLFSLWLYAEMKQNIAAKISVQSLFLNFACCAILVKPFGVAGLALASSISGFFLFFMNIKFFGFKNFLAIINRKKIAFIFVICIVEIAILWIFKRLINGYF
- the cysS gene encoding cysteine--tRNA ligase; the encoded protein is MVIFDSVVKKKLEFIPLENDFVRIYVCGPTVYDDAHLGHAKSAISFDLLRRTLVALGFKVKFVKNFTDIDDKILKKMEDSGKSLKEITEFYISRYLDDMNALNVLRADIEPRATECIDEIIEFVEELLDNGAAYKIQGDGIYFDTSKDSDYLSLSGKKDSDENIARVASNAQKKDEKDFALWKFDEKYYKAKFGCGRPGWHTECVVMIKKYLTDNKQKYLIDIHAGGMDLLFPHHENEAAQCRCAEHKNLAKYWMHNGFVQVNNEKMSKSLGNSFFIKDALKIVPGEALRFYLMSSHYRANFNYSVNDLFSSKKRLDKIYRLKKRLQGAKKGISDEKFKAEILDALSDDLNTSLALSIVDSMVNSANERLDKNPKDKMKKGEILANLDFVKETLGILYTDENLYFQFGVSETKKAEISDLIAQRDAAKKEKNFALADEIREKLALQNITLMDTPNGTVWEISNETDIK
- a CDS encoding ABC transporter ATP-binding protein → MNGLKGILKRFKHYFVEYKLLLFFMMIAMIFASAANGLIAWLVEPVLNKIFIEKNENLLYILPYAIIAVYTLKSVGSYFQTYLSSYIGQDIIKQIRNKLVDRLLSLDMKFFNEFRTGELISRTINDIERIRMIVSSMIPDMLVQIMSIIGLLIVVIYQNPRLAFFALVVLPIAVYPLSILAKKMKKISKKSQEKNSDISSVLNEIYSNIEIVKASNAQNLELNRFKDENQKFFKLNVKATKTNALVSPIMEIIGSIGIAIIIIVGGLEVINGAMDMGKFFSFTAALFMLYQPIKALSSIYNSLQDAIAASERTFELLDLIPSIIDGNKEFPNAANTIIFQNVSLKYNEKTALKNINFSAKKGEMFAFVGNSGGGKSSIVNLLMRFYDAGSGNILVNESDISEFSLKSLRDNIGLVTQRVYIFNDTIANNVCYGGVFDENRVINVLKMANAYDFVLNLEDGIYTKLQEFGANLSGGQRQRIAIARMLYKNPQILIFDEATSALDNTSEKAISDVIEKIRDNKIIFIIAHRLSTIANADKIAVVNNGEIAAIGTDESLSQSCEIYQKLKGKLS
- a CDS encoding quinone-dependent dihydroorotate dehydrogenase — encoded protein: MYSALKSVLFNFDPETAHKIGYFGMKMWDMLPGVGSLVAKNFTYSDVILEQNLFGLKFRNPIGIAGGFDKDATMILPLFELGFGHLEYGTVTPKPQPGNPKPRIFRLIEDKSIQNSMGFNSKGMNVVLNNVKKVYPFRIPLIANIGKNKVTPNDEALKDYEVLIENFNEYCDLFAINISSPNTPNLRDLQNENFIKELFCMAKEKTKKPIFIKIAPDMDIKDAINLCVSSVQNGANGIIINNTSVDYSLSPNIKQQKGGISGQLITEKSRNFFAQIAKEIYGKTTLISCGGIDSAKEAYKRIRLGANFIQIFTAFIYVGPILCKKINSELAELLRKDGFKNISEAVGADLK